From Elaeis guineensis isolate ETL-2024a chromosome 16, EG11, whole genome shotgun sequence, a single genomic window includes:
- the LOC105059189 gene encoding large ribosomal subunit protein bL28c translates to MRYLPRCPCNAFRVCPRQERSNVLPLSSLSSSRSLSFSLISETGKMAAALGGHSAFFFARTKGFNSSSPKVGVRVRVWSPRALIPANQCSTLGFGRSLLGGGRIGISQAPLPNPILPTAPVQPIVARRVCPFTGKKANRANKVSFSNHKTKKLQFVNLQYKRVWWEAGKRYLKLRLSTKALKTIEKNGLDAVAKKAGIDLRKK, encoded by the exons ATGCGCTATTTGCCACGCTGTCCTTGCAACGCGTTCCGGGTTTGTCCACGTCAGGAGCGGTCCAACGTTCTTCCCTTATCTTCTTTGAGCTCGTCTCGATCTCTCTCGTTCTCTCTTATTTCGGAGACAGGAAAAATGGCGGCAGCTCTTGGGGGGCACTCGGCGTTCTTCTTCGCGAGGACCAAGGGATTTAATTCTTCTTCTCCTAAGGTTGGGGTTAGGGTTAGAGTTTGGAGCCCCAGGGCGTTGATACCTGCCAATCAGTGCTCGACGCTAGGGTTCGGGAGGTCCCTGTTGGGCGGTGGCAGGATCGGCATCTCCCAAGCCCCGCTGCCCAATCCCATCCTTCCTACGGCTCCCGTCCAGCCCATCGTTGCCC GTCGGGTATGTCCTTTTACTGGAAAGAAGGCGAACAGGGCCAACAAGGTCTCCTTCTCAAACCACAAGACGAAGAAGCTGCAGTTTGTCAATTTACAGTACAAGAGGGTGTGGTGGGAAGCAGGGAAACGCTACCTCAAGCTGCGCCTCTCCACCAAAGCACTCAAGACCATCGAGAAGAACGGGTTGGATGCAGTTGCTAAGAAGGCTGGAATTGACCTCCGAAAAAAGTAA